The DNA window CCCGGGAGAAGCACCAGCTGGAGCGCCACCGCCATGGGTACGTCTTCCGCAGCCGGTCAGCGGCGCTCACCTTCAACCCGGTGGACCCGGTGCGGCAGCTAATCACGCAGGGAGGCGACGTCCGCTTGGAAGACGGCGACCTGGTCGCGTACGCCACCCTGAACGAGGGTGACACCGGCGGGGTGGTCCTGGATACGGCCGGCACGGAGCCACGGATCATCCCTCCGGTAGAGGTCGAGGGGATGTTGGAGTGGACCCGGGACTACTGGCGGCGCTGGGTCGAGCGCTCCCGCTACACCGGGCGGTGGCGGGAGATGGTCGAGCGCTCAGCCATCACGCTGAAGCTCATGACGTACGCGCCGACCGGCGCGATGATCGCCGCGCCTACCGCCGCGCTGCCCGAGCTGGTGGGCGGCACCCGCAACTGGGACTACCGCTACACCTGGGTACGCGACACGTCGTTCTCGGTGCACGCACTGCTCGGCCTCGGCTTCACCGAGGAGGTCAGCCAGTACATGAACTGGCTGGACGAGCGGATCCGCGAGGCCGGTGACCACCAGGACCCGCTGAAGATCATGTATCGGGTGGACGGCTCCTCCGACCTACACGAGGAGACTCTCGACCACCTGGAGGGCTATCGCGGCTCGCGACCGGTGCGGATCGGCAACGGCGCCGCCGACCAGCTCCAACTCGACATCCACGGCGAGGCCCTCTATGCCATGCATCTCGCGGACGAGCAGGGCATCCGCGTCTCGCACCAGGTGTGGAAGAGCACCGTCCGACTCGTCGACTGGCTCTGTCACCACTGGGACCAGGCCGACGCCGGCATCTGGGAGAGCCGCCACCACCCCCGCAACTACACCTTCGGCCGGGTGATGTCCTGGGTCGCGCTGGACCGGGCCATCCGCCTCGCCACCCGCACCGGCCGCCCCGGCGACATCACCCGCTGGGGTGAGCAACGCAACCAGATCTACAACCAGGTCATGGCCCGCGGATACCACCGGGGACGCGGCACCTTCGTGCAGGCGTACGACGAGAACGTGCTGGACGCGGCGCTGCTCGCCATGCCGGCGGTCGGCTTCGTGACGCCGAGCGACCCCCTCTGGCAGTCCACCCTGAACGCGATCGAGCGCGAGCTGGTCTCCGACAGTCTGGTCCACCGGTACGACCCGGTCCACTCC is part of the Micromonospora cremea genome and encodes:
- a CDS encoding glycoside hydrolase family 15 protein; translated protein: MESYPAIEDHGLIGDLQTAALVTCDGTIDWFCAPRFDSPSIFAALLDRERGGYFRIAPHEVRYVTKQLYLPGTPILITRFISADGVAEVMDFMPVTGDRVTDAHRLVRMVNMVRGSMRFRVECRPRFDYAREKHQLERHRHGYVFRSRSAALTFNPVDPVRQLITQGGDVRLEDGDLVAYATLNEGDTGGVVLDTAGTEPRIIPPVEVEGMLEWTRDYWRRWVERSRYTGRWREMVERSAITLKLMTYAPTGAMIAAPTAALPELVGGTRNWDYRYTWVRDTSFSVHALLGLGFTEEVSQYMNWLDERIREAGDHQDPLKIMYRVDGSSDLHEETLDHLEGYRGSRPVRIGNGAADQLQLDIHGEALYAMHLADEQGIRVSHQVWKSTVRLVDWLCHHWDQADAGIWESRHHPRNYTFGRVMSWVALDRAIRLATRTGRPGDITRWGEQRNQIYNQVMARGYHRGRGTFVQAYDENVLDAALLAMPAVGFVTPSDPLWQSTLNAIERELVSDSLVHRYDPVHSPDGLPGHEGTFNMCTFWYVEALARSGRLDDARLTFEKMFTFSNHLGLYAEEIAATGEQIGNYPQAFSHLSLINSALALNDLLDVKADARRRQ